The Desulfatibacillum aliphaticivorans DSM 15576 genome has a segment encoding these proteins:
- a CDS encoding MarR family winged helix-turn-helix transcriptional regulator codes for MRNEIHYELMATQSVFKKRILEEIAKTCPDLSPGQPKVLAFLMAEPHSIQCEIAEGCFIEPPTLTNLLAKMETAGLIERVRNDENRRTVTVSLSEKGFETAQKVKRAFAIVEARALKGVSREEEEFLVPLLKRLRGNLLKESANA; via the coding sequence ATGCGAAACGAAATACACTACGAACTCATGGCCACCCAATCCGTGTTCAAAAAAAGGATCCTGGAGGAAATCGCCAAGACTTGCCCGGACCTGTCCCCGGGGCAGCCCAAGGTCCTGGCCTTTCTCATGGCCGAGCCCCATTCCATTCAATGCGAGATCGCGGAAGGCTGCTTCATAGAGCCGCCGACCTTAACCAATCTTCTGGCGAAAATGGAGACGGCGGGCCTGATCGAACGCGTCAGAAACGACGAAAACAGGCGGACCGTAACGGTTTCCCTTTCTGAAAAGGGCTTTGAAACCGCTCAAAAGGTCAAACGGGCTTTCGCCATTGTGGAGGCCAGGGCGCTCAAAGGAGTGAGCCGAGAAGAGGAGGAGTTTCTGGTTCCCCTTTTGAAGAGGCTGCGGGGCAACCTGCTCAAGGAGAGCGCCAATGCCTAG
- a CDS encoding OprO/OprP family phosphate-selective porin translates to MSVKKMLLMVGVVLLLASGAVAQDSFNNNLLEILQSKGILSSQEVSALQKKDAADPEAGAAVQEALVLLLKEKGVLTKEDAAFIFGGEAAQDDSPKLSQEASPALGGKGSGRELVGVLDDGFCLKTRDSSSQFHLKGLLQADYKTYDYDLEPAGIGTDPGTDGFDIRRARLIAKGKLSPLFDFAMSYEFQGVSSRRLLDAYVNARIHDVFSLRAGQFKEPFGLEALSSDSDLFFTERSMGFGLNPGRDVGVMAFGGFWDNALYYRLGMFNGDGMDDATGGNVDEPEVCARIGATPFAHAGIPLLKGFHLGASGSYQRADANTVSLDISTAGRTDFFSVATNAKFSIIRNCDTLIRHGADAAWTYGPVALFGEYIQAKYDDMESKAQTFDAEMTGYYGAGAWIITGEPVLVSRGAIQPVIPANALGDGGYGAFGLAFRYDNFDAGDKVYDTLVFVGDSVREAEAMTFGLNWYLNQYARLSLEFTHTTFDQPLLIYRDSSTGTSLYSDKEDMIISRFQLGF, encoded by the coding sequence GTGTCGGTAAAAAAAATGTTGCTGATGGTAGGAGTGGTGTTGTTGTTGGCCTCCGGTGCTGTTGCACAGGATTCTTTCAATAACAACTTATTGGAAATATTGCAATCCAAGGGAATTTTATCCTCTCAGGAAGTGTCGGCGCTTCAAAAAAAGGATGCCGCAGACCCGGAAGCCGGGGCGGCCGTCCAGGAAGCCCTGGTGCTGCTCCTGAAGGAAAAAGGGGTGCTCACCAAAGAGGACGCCGCGTTCATTTTTGGGGGCGAGGCCGCACAGGATGACTCCCCGAAGCTCTCTCAAGAGGCGTCTCCGGCTTTGGGCGGCAAGGGGTCCGGCAGGGAGCTTGTGGGCGTCCTGGACGACGGCTTTTGCCTGAAAACCCGGGACAGCTCCTCCCAGTTTCATCTAAAGGGCCTTTTGCAGGCGGATTACAAAACCTATGACTATGACCTGGAGCCCGCAGGAATCGGCACGGATCCGGGGACGGACGGTTTTGACATTCGCCGGGCCAGGCTGATCGCCAAGGGCAAGCTCTCTCCTTTGTTTGATTTTGCCATGTCCTACGAGTTTCAGGGAGTCAGTTCCCGCCGTTTGCTGGACGCCTATGTGAACGCCCGGATTCATGACGTCTTTTCTCTCCGTGCAGGTCAGTTCAAGGAGCCTTTTGGGTTGGAAGCCCTTTCTTCGGACAGCGACCTGTTCTTTACGGAGCGCTCCATGGGTTTTGGCCTGAATCCCGGCAGGGATGTGGGAGTCATGGCTTTCGGCGGTTTTTGGGACAACGCTCTGTATTACAGGCTGGGCATGTTCAACGGCGACGGCATGGATGACGCCACCGGAGGAAACGTGGACGAGCCCGAGGTGTGCGCCCGGATCGGCGCGACCCCCTTCGCCCACGCAGGAATTCCCCTGTTAAAAGGCTTTCATCTGGGCGCCAGCGGGTCTTATCAGCGGGCGGACGCCAACACGGTCAGCCTGGATATCAGCACGGCCGGGCGCACGGATTTCTTTTCCGTCGCCACCAATGCGAAATTCAGCATCATCCGGAACTGCGACACCCTCATCCGTCACGGAGCGGACGCGGCTTGGACATACGGCCCCGTGGCCCTGTTCGGCGAGTACATCCAGGCAAAATACGATGACATGGAAAGCAAGGCCCAAACCTTTGACGCCGAAATGACGGGCTATTACGGGGCTGGCGCCTGGATCATCACCGGCGAGCCCGTCCTCGTTTCCCGGGGCGCGATCCAGCCGGTCATTCCTGCGAACGCCTTAGGAGACGGAGGCTATGGAGCCTTTGGCCTGGCCTTCCGGTACGACAATTTCGACGCGGGCGACAAGGTGTACGACACCTTGGTTTTTGTGGGCGATTCCGTGAGGGAAGCCGAGGCCATGACCTTTGGCCTGAACTGGTACCTGAATCAATACGCCCGCCTGTCCCTGGAATTCACCCACACCACATTCGATCAACCCCTCCTGATATACCGGGATTCCAGCACCGGCACATCCCTGTATAGTGACAAGGAGGACATGATTATCAGCCGGTTCCAATTGGGATTTTAG
- a CDS encoding NADH-ubiquinone oxidoreductase-F iron-sulfur binding region domain-containing protein: protein MVDRLKNRDELITLRKNLVAQHKDGNKKLISLCSGSGCGAYGTASVYESLMAELKKAGLSDQVEVRLTGCHGFCEKGPIMVIHPEGIFYPQVKPDKIPEIVEMTLKNGEIVEKFLFKDPVSKKKIVHEKDIPFYKLQKRVIFGRNQMIDPTNVLHYIGEEGYMGLEKALFEMEPQQIIQEIKGAGLRGRGGGGFPTGIKWASCAKHDGDRFVICNADEGDPGAYMDRSLLEGNPHSIIEGMLIAAVAMQSHNGFVYVRHEYPLAVKNLNIALKSAREIGLLGKNILGSGFDFDIKVSRGGGSFVCGESTALMASLEGKPGRPRAKYVHTVEKGFRESPSSLNNVETYANVPHIINNGAEWYASMGTEGSKGTKIFSLVGNVVNTGLVEVPMGTNLRTIIYDIGGGIPKKKKFKAVQSGGPSGGCIPEQFLDVPVDFDELVKIGSMMGSGGMIVMDQDTCMVDVARYFLDFLKEESCGQCNPCREGIKQMLDVLTRICAGEGKEGDIELLEELGAMVQKFSLCGLGTSSPNPVLTTLMYFRHEYEAHIRDKKCPAGVCKPLFHYEIVDGTCTGCGLCARKCPQDAITGAKKETHVLDQDKCIKCGICYDACKFNAIAIR, encoded by the coding sequence ATGGTGGACAGGTTAAAAAACAGAGACGAACTAATAACACTCCGTAAAAACCTTGTGGCCCAGCACAAGGATGGCAATAAAAAACTTATTTCCCTCTGCTCCGGATCGGGCTGCGGCGCTTACGGCACTGCCAGCGTTTACGAGAGCCTTATGGCCGAACTGAAGAAGGCCGGCCTTTCCGATCAAGTAGAGGTGCGTCTTACGGGCTGCCATGGCTTTTGTGAAAAAGGCCCTATCATGGTGATTCACCCGGAAGGGATTTTTTATCCCCAGGTGAAGCCCGACAAGATTCCTGAAATCGTGGAAATGACGTTGAAGAACGGGGAGATTGTGGAGAAATTCCTGTTCAAGGATCCCGTCAGCAAAAAGAAAATCGTCCACGAAAAGGACATCCCCTTTTACAAGCTCCAAAAGCGCGTCATTTTCGGCCGCAACCAGATGATCGATCCCACCAATGTCCTTCACTACATTGGCGAGGAAGGCTACATGGGGCTGGAAAAAGCCCTGTTCGAAATGGAGCCTCAACAGATCATCCAGGAAATCAAAGGCGCCGGCCTCAGGGGCCGGGGCGGCGGCGGCTTTCCCACGGGCATCAAGTGGGCCTCCTGCGCCAAGCATGACGGCGATCGCTTTGTCATCTGCAACGCCGATGAAGGCGACCCCGGAGCCTACATGGACCGCAGCCTTTTGGAAGGCAACCCCCACAGCATCATCGAGGGCATGCTCATCGCGGCCGTAGCCATGCAGTCCCACAACGGCTTCGTCTATGTGCGCCACGAGTATCCCCTGGCGGTCAAGAACCTGAACATCGCCCTGAAAAGCGCCCGGGAAATCGGCCTTTTGGGCAAGAACATCCTGGGTTCGGGCTTTGATTTCGACATCAAGGTCAGCCGCGGCGGCGGCTCCTTTGTCTGCGGCGAGTCCACGGCTCTCATGGCCTCCCTGGAAGGAAAGCCCGGCAGGCCCCGCGCCAAATACGTCCACACCGTGGAAAAGGGATTCCGGGAAAGCCCCTCCTCCCTGAACAACGTGGAAACCTACGCCAACGTGCCCCACATCATCAACAACGGCGCCGAATGGTACGCCTCCATGGGAACCGAAGGCAGCAAGGGCACCAAGATCTTCTCCCTGGTGGGCAACGTGGTGAACACCGGGCTGGTGGAAGTGCCCATGGGAACCAACCTCCGCACCATCATTTACGACATCGGCGGCGGCATTCCCAAGAAAAAGAAATTCAAGGCGGTCCAGAGCGGCGGGCCTTCCGGCGGCTGCATCCCGGAGCAATTCCTGGACGTGCCCGTGGACTTTGACGAACTGGTCAAGATCGGGTCCATGATGGGCTCCGGCGGCATGATCGTCATGGACCAGGACACCTGCATGGTGGACGTGGCCCGGTACTTTCTGGACTTCCTCAAGGAAGAATCCTGCGGCCAGTGCAACCCCTGCCGCGAAGGCATCAAGCAGATGCTGGACGTGTTGACCCGCATCTGCGCCGGCGAAGGCAAGGAAGGCGACATTGAGCTTTTGGAGGAACTGGGCGCCATGGTCCAGAAATTCTCCCTATGCGGCCTGGGAACCTCCTCGCCCAACCCGGTTCTGACCACCCTTATGTATTTTCGGCATGAGTATGAAGCGCATATCAGGGACAAAAAATGCCCCGCGGGCGTGTGCAAGCCCCTGTTCCACTACGAGATTGTGGACGGAACCTGCACCGGCTGCGGCCTTTGCGCCCGGAAATGTCCCCAGGACGCCATCACAGGGGCCAAAAAGGAAACCCATGTGCTGGACCAGGACAAATGCATCAAGTGCGGCATTTGCTACGATGCATGCAAGTTTAACGCAATTGCAATCCGATAA
- a CDS encoding response regulator yields MSQIQRILVVDDEPGILQNVTKILSKAEYEVFQASSAKEALEEMAKRSYSLLISDIVMPEMNGLELLKMVKNQWPLTQVLMMTAYASTETAVKAIRLGALDYLPKPFTPDELRALVDRSVAGDLYEASVGDVEREDIDAMHLNLPLDMLSEADVGEGFCDIGKKVCNVYQKLGHTCKAGEKKGLCPQEAKKAKSEDAAPAIQELIGVDMPFNYEEVVEATGPEYVANLGRDGFAFMPYEDLKASAARMEARLNRAKLAAMYKKKESRIPGTTDALSDITDAVGTEYVKHLDRDGFSRIPFEELKGSVEKMEAKLSGKEIELALASDILVVDDEVAVNNNIRKILKKGQYTVDQATTRDEALEKVSKGFYRVIILDLKMPGVVGLELLEAVHKMQPNAKIVIITGYASIETAVETSRLGAMLYVPKPFTPAEIRTAVEKASRLAA; encoded by the coding sequence ATGAGCCAAATCCAAAGAATCTTAGTGGTGGACGACGAGCCCGGCATCCTGCAGAACGTCACCAAAATTCTGTCCAAAGCCGAATATGAGGTCTTCCAGGCGTCCAGCGCCAAAGAAGCGCTGGAAGAGATGGCCAAGCGGTCATACTCCCTGTTGATTTCGGATATAGTCATGCCGGAAATGAATGGCCTGGAATTGCTCAAAATGGTCAAGAACCAATGGCCCCTGACCCAGGTGCTTATGATGACGGCTTACGCCTCTACGGAAACCGCTGTCAAAGCCATCCGCCTGGGCGCCCTGGATTACCTGCCCAAGCCCTTCACCCCGGACGAACTTCGCGCGCTGGTTGACCGCTCCGTGGCCGGAGATCTGTACGAGGCCTCCGTAGGCGACGTGGAGCGTGAAGACATTGACGCCATGCACCTGAACCTGCCCCTGGATATGCTTTCGGAAGCGGACGTGGGGGAGGGCTTCTGCGACATCGGCAAGAAGGTTTGCAATGTTTACCAGAAGTTAGGCCACACCTGCAAGGCTGGCGAGAAAAAGGGCCTGTGCCCCCAAGAGGCCAAAAAGGCCAAGTCCGAAGACGCCGCCCCTGCTATTCAGGAGTTGATCGGCGTGGACATGCCCTTCAACTACGAGGAAGTGGTGGAAGCCACAGGCCCGGAATACGTGGCCAATCTGGGGCGCGACGGATTTGCGTTCATGCCCTACGAGGATCTGAAAGCCAGCGCCGCCCGCATGGAGGCCCGGTTAAACAGGGCCAAATTGGCGGCCATGTACAAGAAGAAGGAAAGTCGCATCCCCGGGACCACCGACGCCCTGTCCGACATTACGGACGCCGTTGGAACCGAGTACGTCAAGCATTTGGATCGTGACGGGTTCTCTCGGATTCCCTTTGAGGAGCTGAAGGGAAGCGTCGAGAAAATGGAGGCGAAATTGAGCGGTAAGGAGATTGAGCTGGCCCTGGCCTCGGATATTCTGGTGGTTGACGACGAGGTGGCGGTCAATAACAACATCCGGAAGATTCTGAAAAAAGGGCAGTACACCGTGGATCAGGCGACCACGCGGGACGAAGCCCTGGAAAAAGTCAGCAAGGGATTTTACCGGGTCATCATCCTGGATCTCAAGATGCCCGGAGTGGTGGGTTTGGAACTCCTGGAAGCGGTGCACAAAATGCAGCCTAACGCCAAGATTGTGATTATCACCGGGTACGCCAGCATCGAGACGGCCGTGGAAACCTCCCGGCTGGGCGCCATGCTGTACGTCCCCAAACCCTTCACCCCCGCCGAAATTCGCACGGCTGTGGAAAAGGCCTCCCGCCTCGCCGCATAG
- a CDS encoding GEGP motif-containing diheme protein, whose translation MKKSVLFFAILLIAITGSTGMAAYHHQGEVDSDNFTAVYPAASGTKLDQCALCHCGGEYEKNGKTVTLGSCQWCHDSEHGYGYDESGNIWNTLNQYGKDYFTAGRNQAAVSAIEDDDSDGDTYSNLQEITAVSYPGNANDDPSKTPAAFRVYSMDQIEAMDQHTQFLLMNTSRSGDFYAEYTGVIMEDLLEDAGILDSATGITVFAPDGWSNYHPMEADGQENHYHVKGEYAEAQFQYDAEADEALNADGWCDYSAPSCKGRNHGDAIAVDGGLHMILAYQREGSYLDTGVLNNDNKLDGSGPFRVVPPQVTPCPPDQSSKSDVQDVVWPYENSWDHNAGASSRSATIIRVEPLPDGITDIDILEAGWNYVDQGKIIIYGAIDGTDSNGNGILDSEEGNSADPKKAHFRPMTGLNNMTVETDAGELKHVEALYCDDPSLNQTGKPARMNYPYGAFKLEVNGLNAASPDGDIVTLTLTFPDAVPTNAKFYKIVGGGWVSLPFDDNDGDETIVVTLQDGDPDTDADGTINGVIVDPGVLATPAASSGSKSTSSDDGDSSSCFIKALLQ comes from the coding sequence ATGAAAAAATCAGTATTGTTTTTTGCCATTTTATTAATTGCCATTACAGGCTCCACGGGCATGGCGGCTTATCATCATCAGGGGGAAGTCGACTCGGACAATTTTACGGCAGTGTATCCTGCCGCGTCAGGCACCAAACTGGACCAATGCGCCCTGTGCCATTGCGGCGGGGAGTACGAAAAAAACGGCAAGACCGTCACCCTGGGAAGCTGCCAGTGGTGCCACGACAGTGAACACGGATACGGGTACGACGAGTCCGGCAACATCTGGAACACCCTGAACCAGTACGGCAAGGATTACTTCACCGCCGGACGCAATCAGGCGGCGGTCTCGGCCATTGAAGACGATGATTCCGACGGCGATACATACTCCAATCTGCAGGAAATCACGGCTGTCTCCTATCCTGGCAATGCTAACGACGACCCCTCCAAGACCCCCGCGGCGTTCCGGGTTTATTCCATGGATCAGATCGAAGCCATGGATCAGCACACCCAGTTCCTGCTGATGAACACTAGCCGCTCCGGCGATTTTTACGCCGAGTACACGGGCGTGATTATGGAAGACCTTCTTGAAGACGCCGGCATTCTGGACTCCGCCACGGGCATCACCGTGTTCGCCCCCGACGGATGGTCCAACTACCATCCCATGGAAGCGGACGGCCAGGAAAACCATTATCATGTGAAAGGAGAATACGCAGAGGCCCAGTTCCAATATGACGCAGAGGCCGACGAGGCTTTGAACGCCGATGGATGGTGCGATTACAGCGCACCCTCCTGCAAGGGCCGCAACCACGGCGACGCCATTGCCGTGGACGGCGGACTGCACATGATCCTCGCCTACCAACGGGAAGGAAGCTACCTGGACACCGGCGTTCTGAACAATGACAATAAACTGGACGGCTCCGGGCCTTTCAGGGTGGTTCCCCCTCAGGTGACCCCTTGTCCGCCTGACCAGTCCAGCAAATCCGATGTGCAGGACGTGGTCTGGCCTTATGAAAACAGCTGGGACCACAACGCCGGCGCCTCCAGCCGTTCGGCCACCATCATCCGGGTGGAGCCCCTGCCCGACGGCATTACGGACATCGACATCCTGGAAGCCGGCTGGAATTACGTGGACCAGGGCAAGATCATCATCTACGGCGCCATTGACGGAACCGACTCCAACGGAAACGGCATTCTGGACAGCGAGGAAGGCAACTCCGCAGATCCTAAAAAAGCCCATTTTCGCCCCATGACAGGCTTGAACAACATGACCGTGGAAACAGACGCGGGAGAACTGAAACATGTGGAAGCCCTTTACTGCGACGATCCTTCCCTGAACCAGACCGGCAAGCCCGCCAGGATGAACTATCCCTACGGCGCCTTCAAGCTGGAAGTCAACGGCCTGAACGCAGCCAGCCCGGACGGAGACATCGTCACCCTGACGCTTACCTTCCCCGACGCGGTTCCCACCAACGCCAAGTTCTATAAAATAGTGGGCGGCGGCTGGGTCAGCCTGCCCTTTGACGACAACGACGGCGACGAAACCATCGTGGTCACCCTCCAGGACGGAGACCCGGACACCGACGCTGACGGAACCATCAACGGCGTGATTGTGGACCCGGGCGTCCTGGCTACGCCGGCTGCCTCTTCCGGCTCCAAGTCCACCTCTTCGGACGACGGCGACTCCAGCTCCTGCTTTATCAAAGCCCTGCTGCAGTAA
- a CDS encoding YczE/YyaS/YitT family protein: MSPLSFGTWTFIFNILFIIGQMILLKKEFRRIQYFQLVVITIFGVFIDVGMYLTEFYVPDAYWKQIVELLLGCFVLAAGITCELAADLIYIPGEGFAQAFCYAKKKEFGMVKVGLDVSLVVMALTISFIGAREILGLREGTVIAAFAVGWMIRQLLQHVEFIRNWCYGAPQPADEAKALTMDAQLTIK, translated from the coding sequence TTGTCCCCGCTGAGCTTCGGGACCTGGACCTTTATTTTCAATATCCTGTTTATAATCGGCCAGATGATCCTGCTTAAAAAGGAGTTCCGCCGGATTCAGTATTTTCAACTGGTTGTGATAACCATCTTTGGCGTCTTCATTGACGTGGGCATGTATTTGACCGAGTTTTACGTCCCGGACGCCTATTGGAAACAGATCGTGGAACTGCTCTTGGGATGCTTTGTTTTGGCGGCGGGGATCACCTGCGAACTGGCGGCTGACCTTATATATATACCGGGAGAAGGATTCGCCCAGGCGTTTTGCTACGCCAAAAAGAAAGAGTTCGGCATGGTGAAGGTGGGGCTGGATGTGTCGCTGGTTGTGATGGCCCTGACCATTTCGTTTATCGGCGCCCGGGAGATTCTGGGGCTGCGCGAGGGAACCGTCATCGCCGCCTTCGCCGTGGGCTGGATGATCCGCCAACTGCTGCAGCACGTGGAATTTATTCGAAACTGGTGTTACGGCGCGCCTCAGCCAGCGGATGAAGCCAAGGCGCTAACCATGGATGCACAACTCACGATAAAGTGA
- a CDS encoding FAD-dependent oxidoreductase, producing MITFKLNGKKVQGEDGQTVLQVAEKYGVEIPTLCHHKALDPAGMCRMCTVEMFDGRRTKFVTACNYPIWEGMEIFTDTETVHEGRKLIVEMLLSRCTSVPEIQNLAKKYGIEKSRFGEDNENDCILCGLCVRVCEKMGNSAITLTGRGLEMKVDTPFSVQSDICKGCGACEFICPTGHIKLENINKGEIKKIPSEYELGLKGRKPVYVPYAQAVPNTPAIDRRYCMHFKTGGCQICTEVCGVNAIDHTMQDEIVELEVGSIVLAPGAKVYNPGKHDTYNYNTNPNVVTSLEFERILSASGPYGGHLVRPSDHVEPKKIAWIQCVGSRDEHLDGKGYCSGVCCTYAVKEAMLAKDHCPEGPDGLDAAIFYIDIRTNGKDFERFYNRAKDGGVRFVKSKVTKVDHNDETGMEILRYVDAAGKLQEEEFDIVVLSVGFEIGEETKEMAKKLGLEVDKNGFAVSSSFNPVQTSRDGVFVCGAFSAPKDIPTSVIDSSAAAGVTGGLLADSRFTLTKTAEIPPERAIKGDPTRIGVFLCCCGSNIAGVVDMPKLEAFAKTLPDVAHVEVNMYSCSQDTQEKMSEVIRDQNLNRVVVAACTPKTHEPLFQETLIAASLNKYLFEMANIRNHCSWVHKDAPDKATLKAMETVRMSVQKAALAQPLTEPKLSIVEKGLVIGGGVAGMEAAKNLAAQGYETHILERTDQLGGQARSLHKTWKGEDVQKYLAQLISDIESNELITVHKNAEITNVEGFVGDFKTTFKVGEEETTYNHGVTIFACGATEYKPTEYLYGQDPRVVTNLELEKKLIQGDAGLKSAGAAVFIQCVGSRIPSRPYCSKLCCTQSIKNALALKKANPKKPVFVLYRDMRPYGLRENLYREAREKGVTFIRYNDDKPLDVTGGDKLTVSFTDYVLGKKLQISPELLVLAAAIVPEERNPLAQAFKVSQNQDGFFAEAHVKLRPNDFATDGVFLCGLTHGPKPIDEAIAQAQAAAARAVTLLSRKEISVAGTVASVDSQFCSGCKVCVSICPYSAPLFNEKTGKAEIQSTLCKGCGLCVASCRSGAIHLAGFDTSQIFSMIDAL from the coding sequence ATGATCACATTTAAGTTAAACGGCAAAAAAGTCCAGGGGGAAGACGGGCAAACCGTCCTGCAGGTTGCCGAAAAATATGGGGTGGAGATCCCAACATTGTGCCATCACAAGGCATTGGACCCGGCGGGCATGTGCCGCATGTGCACCGTGGAAATGTTCGACGGCAGAAGAACCAAGTTCGTCACGGCCTGCAACTATCCCATCTGGGAAGGCATGGAAATCTTCACGGATACGGAAACGGTTCACGAAGGGCGCAAGCTCATCGTGGAAATGCTCCTTTCCCGCTGCACCTCCGTCCCTGAAATCCAGAACCTGGCCAAAAAATACGGCATTGAAAAATCCCGCTTCGGCGAGGATAACGAAAACGACTGCATCCTGTGCGGCCTGTGCGTGCGCGTTTGCGAGAAAATGGGCAACAGCGCCATCACCCTCACCGGACGCGGCCTGGAAATGAAGGTGGACACCCCCTTCAGCGTCCAGTCCGACATCTGCAAGGGATGCGGCGCCTGTGAGTTCATTTGCCCCACCGGCCACATCAAACTGGAAAACATCAATAAAGGCGAAATCAAAAAGATTCCGTCCGAATACGAGCTGGGCCTCAAGGGCCGCAAGCCCGTTTACGTGCCTTACGCCCAGGCCGTGCCCAACACCCCGGCCATCGACCGGCGCTACTGCATGCATTTCAAGACCGGCGGCTGCCAGATTTGTACGGAAGTCTGCGGCGTCAACGCCATCGACCACACCATGCAGGACGAAATCGTGGAACTGGAAGTGGGCTCCATTGTGCTCGCCCCGGGCGCCAAGGTCTATAACCCCGGCAAGCACGACACCTACAATTACAACACCAATCCCAACGTGGTCACCTCCCTGGAATTCGAGCGCATCCTGTCCGCTTCCGGCCCGTACGGAGGCCACCTTGTCAGGCCTTCGGACCACGTGGAGCCCAAGAAAATCGCCTGGATTCAGTGCGTGGGCTCCCGCGACGAGCACCTGGACGGCAAGGGATACTGCTCCGGCGTATGCTGCACCTACGCGGTCAAGGAAGCCATGCTGGCCAAGGATCACTGCCCCGAAGGCCCCGACGGCCTGGACGCGGCGATCTTCTATATAGACATTCGCACCAACGGCAAGGACTTTGAGCGCTTTTACAACCGCGCCAAGGACGGCGGCGTGCGTTTTGTCAAGTCCAAGGTCACCAAGGTGGACCATAACGACGAAACCGGCATGGAAATCCTGCGTTACGTGGACGCCGCGGGCAAACTCCAGGAAGAGGAGTTTGACATCGTGGTCCTCTCCGTGGGCTTTGAAATCGGCGAAGAAACCAAGGAAATGGCCAAGAAACTGGGCCTGGAAGTGGACAAGAACGGCTTTGCCGTGTCCTCCAGCTTCAACCCGGTTCAGACCTCCCGGGACGGCGTGTTCGTATGCGGCGCTTTTTCCGCGCCCAAGGACATCCCCACCTCGGTCATCGACTCCTCGGCGGCCGCGGGCGTCACAGGCGGGCTTCTGGCCGATTCCCGCTTTACCCTGACCAAGACCGCGGAAATTCCGCCGGAAAGGGCCATCAAGGGCGACCCGACCCGCATCGGCGTGTTCCTGTGCTGCTGCGGCTCCAACATCGCGGGCGTTGTGGATATGCCCAAGCTGGAGGCCTTCGCCAAGACCCTGCCCGACGTGGCTCACGTGGAAGTCAATATGTATTCCTGCTCCCAGGACACCCAGGAAAAAATGTCCGAGGTCATCCGGGACCAGAACCTGAACCGGGTGGTGGTGGCGGCGTGTACGCCCAAAACCCATGAACCCCTGTTCCAGGAAACCCTTATCGCCGCCAGCTTGAACAAATACCTGTTCGAAATGGCCAATATCCGCAACCATTGCTCCTGGGTCCATAAGGACGCTCCGGACAAGGCCACCTTAAAGGCCATGGAAACCGTCCGCATGTCCGTCCAGAAAGCGGCCCTGGCCCAGCCCTTGACCGAGCCCAAGCTCAGCATTGTGGAAAAGGGCCTGGTTATCGGCGGCGGCGTGGCCGGCATGGAAGCGGCCAAAAACCTGGCGGCCCAGGGATACGAAACCCATATCCTGGAACGCACGGATCAACTGGGCGGACAGGCCCGCTCCCTGCACAAAACCTGGAAGGGCGAGGACGTCCAGAAATACCTGGCGCAGTTGATCAGCGACATCGAATCCAACGAGCTCATCACCGTGCATAAAAACGCGGAAATCACCAACGTGGAAGGCTTTGTGGGCGACTTCAAAACCACCTTCAAGGTGGGTGAAGAAGAAACCACCTACAACCACGGCGTGACCATTTTCGCCTGCGGCGCCACGGAATACAAACCCACGGAATACCTGTACGGACAGGATCCCCGGGTAGTCACCAACCTGGAACTGGAAAAGAAGCTCATCCAGGGCGACGCCGGGCTCAAGAGCGCCGGCGCGGCCGTGTTCATCCAATGCGTGGGATCGCGCATTCCGTCCAGGCCGTATTGTTCCAAGCTCTGCTGCACCCAGTCCATCAAGAACGCCCTGGCCCTTAAAAAGGCCAATCCCAAAAAGCCGGTTTTCGTGCTTTACCGGGATATGCGTCCCTACGGACTCCGGGAAAACCTGTACCGGGAAGCCCGCGAAAAAGGCGTGACCTTCATCCGGTACAATGACGACAAGCCCCTGGACGTCACCGGCGGCGATAAACTGACCGTCTCCTTTACGGATTACGTCCTGGGCAAAAAACTGCAAATCAGCCCCGAACTGCTGGTTTTGGCGGCGGCCATCGTACCCGAGGAGAGAAACCCCCTGGCTCAGGCCTTCAAGGTCTCCCAAAACCAGGACGGGTTCTTTGCGGAAGCCCACGTCAAGCTCCGTCCCAACGATTTCGCCACGGACGGCGTATTTTTGTGCGGCCTCACCCACGGGCCCAAGCCCATTGACGAAGCCATCGCCCAGGCCCAGGCCGCAGCGGCCAGAGCGGTTACGCTGCTTTCCCGCAAGGAGATCTCCGTGGCCGGAACCGTGGCCAGCGTGGATTCCCAATTCTGCAGCGGCTGCAAGGTGTGCGTGTCCATCTGCCCGTATTCCGCGCCTTTGTTCAACGAAAAAACCGGCAAGGCCGAAATCCAGTCCACTTTGTGCAAGGGCTGCGGGCTGTGCGTGGCCTCCTGCCGCAGCGGCGCCATCCATCTGGCGGGTTTCGACACCTCCCAGATTTTCAGCATGATCGACGCCCTGTAA